In the genome of Pseudorasbora parva isolate DD20220531a chromosome 10, ASM2467924v1, whole genome shotgun sequence, one region contains:
- the ccdc177 gene encoding coiled-coil domain-containing protein 177: MVDPLETDDQGKFRGAQFESPAAASEAPCLPEPGDDREKDVGVDSSPQTEPSTEPVPSSQEPCQQQNSQPEEVKLHLDLYNFDSPAAEGSRYVLTSPRSLEACARCGVKPVELLSRPLSDFAREAPGRSMRVATGMFEIYERDRHAKLRHCREERERIIREEKRRILQAALNNNGGPLASEKPQETVNANNNNHSLTNQAPACSSAPKKTSTASTTPKSITAGSGLVTTVSTSSSSSVSKTNPMNSAATAKGPSAKKPKSLEVESGGKTQGSKPSIIQRSIQSAPGGQATKKTFSTPTKAPNTFPRSIQKPSSFARTSTSLAPIVSKSAVQSPANGITSTFAQHNGHVISKSKVRCRSHSLESLQRRRDMFCSSTASTTNTTTTTCTSSESASSSYSWEGARDHWAKTSSPRARTLATFNSLMGRSLSLGDLSHSPQTMQKVERIVKEVKRRGLKAVPERDRKIAALMLARYQEEDIMSQTRYVAHLQWDSEKRLEELRREREEREKQRAVQQCQRAWQSQVSTRQRWLNQQERETAEAKLRQAVESEERWRELAEQQERSRLQKLQQAAREEKHKKALQEQNLKALEEERTAVLEQEKLLLKEKLTIAELKRQEREHQIQEERRGLNRAEKRRHAALIQEIARREVDEREEARRTADEKLSRSLENYEQIQEKRGQELKEKAKREEKQIQKARRAAERREQQLKEQMEAKAREAERRAQQAAQVAEERAREKAQRAGQSRQEKERLQRLNRQRVEEEEKQRRLELLQSIERKLEKSEMIFREKRAVLESARSVARASFHVRDRVREETNMRTFDKMALEAQLKANVVEK, encoded by the coding sequence ATGGTGGACCCATTGGAAACTGATGACCAGGGTAAATTCAGAGGGGCCCAGTTTGAAAGCCCAGCTGCTGCCTCTGAAGCCCCATGTCTACCTGAGCCAGGTGATGATAGAGAGAAAGATGTTGGTGTGGATTCCAGTCCACAGACAGAGCCCAGTACTGAACCTGTACCAAGCTCTCAAGAACCATGCCAGCAGCAAAACAGTCAACCAGAAGAGGTAAAACTACATCTGGACCTTTACAATTTTGACTCGCCAGCTGCAGAAGGCAGTCGGTATGTGCTGACCAGCCCTCGCTCTCTCGAGGCATGTGCACGGTGTGGAGTGAAACCAGTGGAACTTCTGTCTCGTCCACTGTCTGATTTTGCCCGTGAGGCACCCGGCCGCAGTATGCGTGTCGCCACAGGAATGTTTGAGATATATGAGAGGGATAGACATGCTAAACTTCGACACTGcagagaggagagagagcgaATTATCAGAGAGGAGAAGCGGCGAATTCTGCAGGCAGCTCTCAACAATAATGGCGGTCCGCTGGCTTCAGAGAAGCCACAGGAAACTGTAaatgctaataataataatcatagtTTAACAAATCAAGCACCTGCCTGCAGCAGTGCACCCAAAAAAACATCAACTGCATCAACTACTCCTAAAAGCATCACAGCGGGATCAGGGCTGGTTACTACAGTGTCCACATCCAGCTCTTCTTCGGTCTCTAAAACCAATCCAATGAACTCTGCTGCTACTGCTAAAGGGCCATCTGCAAAAAAGCCCAAGTCCCTTGAAGTAGAATCTGGGGGGAAAACTCAAGGTTCAAAACCTTCTATAATCCAACGATCAATTCAGTCAGCTCCAGGAGGTCAGGccacaaaaaaaactttcagtACTCCTACAAAGGCTCCAAATACATTCCCCAGATCAATACAAAAACCTTCTTCTTTTGCAAGGACATCAACTTCACTTGCTCCAATAGTGTCAAAATCTGCTGTCCAGAGTCCCGCCAATGGCATCACAAGTACATTTGCACAGCATAATGGACACGTCATCTCCAAATCAAAGGTTAGATGCAGAAGTCACTCGCTAGAGTCTTTGCAACGAAGGCGTGACATGTTTTGTTCCTCGACTGCTTCAACAACGAACACCACAACTACCACATGTACCTCCTCTGAATCTGCTTCCTCATCCTATAGCTGGGAAGGGGCAAGAGATCACTGGGCTAAGACATCAAGCCCTCGTGCCCGCACTTTAGCTACCTTTAACTCGCTGATGGGTCGCAGTTTGAGTTTGGGAGACCTTAGCCACTCTCCACAGACTATGCAAAAAGTGGAGCGCATTGTAAAGGAGGTTAAACGCAGAGGACTTAAAGCTGTTCCAGAGCGAGATCGAAAGATTGCTGCATTAATGTTAGCCAGGTACCAAGAGGAGGACATAATGAGCCAGACACGCTACGTAGCACACCTGCAATGGGACAGTGAGAAGCGGCTAGAGGAGCTGCGACGGGAACGGGAAGAGCGGGAGAAACAGAGAGCCGTGCAGCAGTGCCAACGTGCATGGCAGTCGCAAGTTTCTACCCGGCAGCGCTGGCTTAACCAGCAGGAGCGAGAGACTGCAGAAGCCAAACTTCGCCAAGCAGTGGAAAGTGAGGAGCGTTGGAGGGAATTGGCTGAGCAACAAGAACGCAGCCGGTTGCAGAAACTGCAACAGGCTGCTCGTGAGGAGAAACACAAGAAGGCATTACAAGAACAGAACCTTAAAGCTCTGGAGGAGGAACGTACTGCTGTTCTTGAGCAAGAGAAACTGCTCCTCAAGGAGAAACTGACCATTGCTGAGCTGAAGCGGCAGGAGCGAGAGCACCAAATACAAGAGGAGCGGCGTGGACTCAACCGTGCCGAGAAGAGGCGTCATGCAGCTCTTATCCAAGAGATTGCACGTCGTGAAGTAGATGAGCGGGAAGAAGCACGGAGAACAGCTGACGAGAAGCTAAGTAGGTCTTTGGAGAACTATGAGCAGATacaagaaaaacgtgggcaagaGTTAAAGGAGAAAGCTAAGCGAGAAGAGAAGCAGATCCAGAAAGCAAGACGGGCCGCTGAGCGGCGTGAGCAACAGCTGAAGGAACAGATGGAGGCAAAGGCTAGGGAAGCCGAAAGACGAGCACAACAAGCTGCCCAAGTGGCCGAAGAGCGGGCGCGGGAGAAGGCCCAACGTGCGGGGCAAAGCAGGCAGGAAAAAGAACGACTTCAGAGGCTAAACCGCCAACGTGTGGAGGAAGAGGAGAAACAGCGCCGACTAGAATTGTTGCAGTCTATTGAGCGCAAACTGGAAAAAAGTGAAATGATTTTCAGAGAAAAACGTGCAGTGTTGGAAAGTGCCCGATCCGTGGCCCGTGCATCTTTCCACGTGCGGGATCGTGTTCGTGAAGAGACAAACATGCGCACCTTTGACAAGATGGCCTTGGAGGCTCAGTTAAAAGCAAATGTGGTTGAGAAGTGA